In Candidatus Manganitrophus morganii, the genomic window GCGAGATCAAGCTGATGAAAAAAGACCGGACCCTCTTCTATGCTCAAATAGACAGCATCGTCGTCATGGAGTTCGATGGAACGATCAGATGCAGGTGCATCATCAGCGATATCACCGCGCGAAAAGGGGCTGAAGAAACGTTTCGGGAAATCGGAAAGCGGTATCGAACCATCTTTGATTTGGCTCCGGTGGGAATTGCGCGGGTCGACCGGGAAGGACGATCGATCGAGAGCAACCAAGCCCTGCAGGAGATGCTCGGCTACAACGGGGAGGAACTGGGCCGGATGGTGTTCACCCAGATGACCTATCCGGAGGATGTGGCGAAAGAGTGGGCCCTTTTTCAAGAACTCATCCAGGGGAAAACGGAGCGTTACCAACTGGAAAAGAGATACTACCGGAGGGACGGCGGCATCATCTGGGGCCACCTGATCGTTTCTCTTGTCCGGGATAGCGGAGGAGAGCCGCAATTTGCCATCAGCATGGCGCAAGACATCACGCGTCAGAAACAGGTTGAGAATGACATCAACACAATGAACGAAGCGCTCAGAGAAAAAACCGTCCGGATCGAAGAGGTCAGCCAGGCCCGAAACCGTTTTTTCTCGTACATCTCTCACGAATTGAAAACACCGGTCAACAGCATCATCGGATTCATACAGCTGCTTCGAAACGGAACGTACGGCTCCGTCAACGCGGAACAATCAAAAATCATGACCCGCATCTACGGAAATACGGAGGATTTGGTTCGGCTCATCAACAACATTCTCGACCTGGCGCGGATTGAGTCCGGAAAGATGAAACCGAAAGTCATCGAGACGAATCTTCCGGAACTGCTGGAAAAAGTGTCGATCACATTTGAGCCGCTTCTGCGTGAAAAAGGGCTGACCCTTCAGAAGCGTATCTCTCCCTCGTTTCCCAGCCGCTTTCCAACCGATCCCTTAATGATCCGGAGTCTCCTGACCAATCTGTTGAGCAACGCGGTGAAGTTCACCCATCAAGGCTCCATCGGAATCAATCTTTATCCCATCGCGGAACCGAAAGGTTTTCAGATCGTCGTTCTGGACACCGGTGTCGGAATGGAACCCCAGCGGCTGGAGCGGCTCTTTGAAGAATACCAACAGTTCGGCGCCGCCGAAGAAGCCTCGGGGGAATATGCTCGAGGAAGCGGTTTGGGGCTTGCGATCGTCAAAAAAATAGTCGATTCCCTCGGTGGGAAGATCGCCGTCGAGAGTGTGTTCGGCCAAGGGACAATCTTTACCATTGACATCCCGGAACAGCCGACCATGCCATGATCCGGAAAATTGAAGCTCCCCGCAGCAAGCTGCGGGGAATCTTCGACCCGAAAGGATGGAAAAACTCTATTTGTATGGTTCGCTCCACGAACGATGTGGGTGGAGGTTCACCATCCATTGCAACGGCACATTCGCGCATCTAACCTTCGCAGCAAGCTGCGAGGAATGCGACGCGCGTGCGTGTTCAGGACGATCCGGCCGCCGAGATAATCCACCGGCTCGATTCTTACTCGATTCTTAAATGAAGGGCAAGGGGCCGAAGCCCCTTACCCTCTACGCGGGACGACGATCCGGTTACGCCGCTCGGCTCTGATCTTCGAAGTTTTTCAATTCCTTTTCCGCTTCTTCTTTCGCGATTCCATATTTCTCTTGCAGCTTTCCGATGAGTTTATCCCGCTTGCCGCCGATCACTTGGAGATCGTCGTCTGTGAGTTCTCCCCACTTCTCCTTCACTTTCCCTTTAAACTGTTTCCAATTTCCTTCAATCTGATCCCAGTTCATCAATCCCTCCTTTGATTTAAAAAGTGGCGCGTTGCAACAAACTGCTGTCGTCGATTCTCAGAGGCGTCCGGTCAGCGCCAGTATCAGCAGGATGAGGAGAATCAATCCCACCCCCCCCGTCGGACCATATCCCCAATTTGTGCTGTACGGCCAAGCCGGCAACGCGCCGATGAGAAGCAAAACCAGCAGGACAATCAAAATGGTGCTCATATTGTTTCTCCTTTCTGAGTGAAACTAAATGAAGTTAAGAGCAATTCGTGTGCCTGGCAGGGGGTATGGTTCGATGCGATCCTAAGACGGCATGTATAAATCTTTCACAGAAATTCCACGGGCACCCTTTTTGCTCTCTTACCCTTCAGATGGCTATCCCTTTTCGTCGAACAGGCCTTGCTGTATGCCTCGCTGTATAAGGATATCCTTGAAGAAGTTAAGATTGATCTTGCCTTTCATCGGCCTGTCGCGTCCCTCCGTGGAAAGCGCCTGCAACTTTCTTGCAAAGAGAGGGATCCCATGAAATCACATTTTAGAAAATGGGGATGGCTCTTTTTTCTCCTCGGCAGCGCGCTGATACACGAAACGGGCTATGCCGCCACGCTCTTTAATGATGAATTCAACCGGGCCGCCGAGTTGGGCCCCTCCTGGAGGGTGACCGCCGGAAGCTTCAGCGCCGACGGCAATACCGCGCGCTCCCAAGGGAGCGCCAATGCGGCCGCGATCACCCCCGGCTTGGGAACCGATGACTACACCGTCGAATCGGTCATCCTGATTCCGCCCGGCTCGGTCTACTCCGGGATCATCGCCCGGGGGAGAAACGATGCAAACTTCACGTTCGATCTCTATTCGGCTCAGCTCTCGACCACAGGGACGGTCAATCTTTACAGAAGGAATGGAGGCGCCTGGACATTGTTGCGGTCGGCCGCCGCAGGGATTGTCGCCGACAGAGCCTATACGCTCGGATTGAAGGTCACCGGCGGCAGTCCGGTCGATCTGACCGTCTTCCTGGATGGGGCCCCCCTCTTCACCTTCAGCGACAGCGCCGTTTCGCGAATTACCTCCGGCGTCCCCGGGATCATCAACTACAACGCCGGGGTGCGATACGACCGGTTCACCGTTTCCGACAATGGAGCCTCCCCTCCGGCCAACCGGCCTCCCCTGGCCGCCTTGTCCGCCGGCCCCGGCTCCGGGGCCGCCCCGTTGACGGTGCACTTCGATGGGAGCGGCTCTTCCGATCCGGATGGAAGCATCTCCTCCTACGCCTGGGATTTCGGCGACGGATCGAACGGGGCCGGACCGATCATCGATCATACCTATTCAACGGCCGGCACGTTCACCGCCACCCTCACCGTCACCGACAACCAGGGGGCGAGGGCCTCCGCGCAGCGGACCCTTTCCGTGACATCGGGGAGCGCAACGCTCTTTTCGGATGAATTCGATCGAACGACCGGCCTCGGCGCAAATTGGCGGTCGGCGGGGGGGAGCATGGCGACCGATGGAAACGTTGCCGTCTCGACAGCGGGAACGAACGCTGCGGCGATCACCCCAAACTTGGGGACCGACGACTATATCGTGGAATCGGTCCTGATCGTTCCCGCAGGGTCGCTCTACTCGGGGATTGTCGTCCGCGGGAGGAGCGATTCGAACTTTACCGCCGATCTCTATTCGGTTCAGCTCTCCACCAAAGGGACCGCCACGCTCTATCGTAGAAATGCGGGGGTCTGGACATCCCTTAGATCGGCCCCGGCCGGCATCGTCGCCAACAAACCTTACACCGTTCGCGTGAAGGTCGCCGGGAGCAATCCGGTGGTCCTCGACATCTCCGTCGACGGCGCCCCCCTCTTCAGCTTCAACGACGGCGCCTCCTCGCGGATCCTCTCCGGCGTTCCGGGCATCATCAACTACAATGCCGGGGTGAAATATGACCGGTTCATCGTCTATCCCGCCGCCAATGCCTTCCCGACGGCGCGGATGACCGCGACGCCGACCGTCGGCCCTCCCCCGCTGACGGTTCGATTCGACGGTTCAACCTCTTCCGATCCCGATGGGGTCGTTTCAAGTTATGTCTGGAACTTCGGCGACGGCGCAAGCGGGACCGGCGCCGCGATCGAACATACCTATCCCGCCGCCGGGACCTATGTCGCAACCCTCACGATCACCGACGACGAGGGGGCGAGCGCGGCCACACAAAGGAGCATCCTCGTCGGCGCCGACACCTCCACCCTCCCCCGCTTTGCCTACGCCGCCAACTCAGCTTCCAACGATGTCACGATGTACACAGTCGACCCCGCCTCCGGACTTCTTACGAAAATCGGATCGATCGCCGCCGGGACGGAGCCCTACTCGGTCACGGTCGACCCGAAGGGACGGTTTGTTTATGCGGGCAATTTCGGGTCGAACAACGTTTCGATGTATCGGATCGATCAAAACAGCGGCCGCTTGACCGCCATCGGGACGGCGCCGACCGGCATCGGGCCTTACGCCGGCGCGGTCGATCCGGCCGGCCGCTATTTCTATGTCGCCAATGAAAACTCGTCGACCGATGTCTGGATCTATCGGATCGATCAAACCAGCGGCGCTTTATCTTTGATCGGGACCGTCAACGCGGGGGTCAGCCCGATCTCCATCACGGTTCACCCTTCGGGCGAGTTTACCTACGTCGCCAATACCATCTCCGACAATATCTCGATGTACACGCTCGACGGATCGACCGGAGGGCTGACCCTCCTCGGGCATGCCCCGGGGGGATCGGGGGCGAACTCCATCGTCATCCATCCTTCAGGCCGATTCGCCTATGCCGCCAACTACAACGCCAATAATGTCTGGATCTATTCCGTCGACGCAACCACCGGAAGGTTGACCCAAACAGGCGCGATCGCCGCCGGGACCCGTCCCTTCTCCATCACGGTCGATCCCTCCGGCCGATTTGCCTATGTCGCCAACTCCGCCGACACGATTTCGATGTACCGGATCGACGGCACAACCGGCGCGTTGACCGCGCTGGGAACGGTCGCCGGTGGGTCGGGGCCCCGCTCGATCACCCCCGATCCCTCCAGCAAGTTCATCTACGTCGCGAATTTGAATTCCAACGACGTCTTTGTTTATTCGATCGGCTCCGACGGACGTTTAACGCCGGAGGGACGGTTCCCGGCCGGGACGACCACTCGGTCGATCCGGGTCACCCCGGTAAAACCGTGACGAATCCTTGTAAAAAAGGTGACCTGTTTACAGATGGGTAAGTAACCCCTTTCCCACCGCCGGGACAAAAATAGTCTTTCCTTCGGTCCAAACAAACCGATCCCTCGATTTGTTTGACTTTGCATCACTCGACATTTTCAAGAACCTTCCAACACCCTCCACCCCCTAGCTCGGCTCCTTAGGCGACACCTCCACCCGGACCCGCCCTCTGTCAAGATCGATTGAACAATATCCATTTCAGACCCCATCCGGCCTGGAGAGGCATCTCTCTTGCGTTATGCAGACGACAGATTTGAATCACTCGTGAAAAGGGCAAACTATCCGAGAGGGTAGGACGCAAAGCCAAGAGACCGATGAGTAGGGGATCCGCTTCCCACGGTTCGTCTGGTTGCCATGACGATGCCGGCGCATCTTTAGGCAAAAGCCCATTCCGAGGAATGGGCTTTTTTATTTTATCGACCTTTGCACAGAGCAAACTCTTCGAAAGGGGAGGACGCAGAGCAACGGGGCTAAAGAAAGGGTGTAGGGGGTAGGGTATAGGGGGTAGTGAGAGGGGATAGGGTTTGGATTTTTCTACACCCTACACCCTGATTCATCACACCCGACACCCTTTCCCTTTCCTCTTCACCTTCTTCCATGCCCGCCGAGCCGCCAAAGGATTTTTCTTTGGCGGCTTTTTTTTCTGCATGGAGGCGACACAACATGCGAACACAACGGACGAAGCGAAGCGCTCTGGTGATCCTCGGTTTTCTTCTCGTTCTCAATTGGACGACCGCCGCCATGGCAGCGAATGCCTCTCTCTCTTGGGATGCAAATACGGAGAGCGATCTGGCCGGCTACAAAGTCTACTTTGGAACCGCCTCCAGAAGTTACGGCGCCCCCGTCGACGTCGGCAATCAAACCGCCTACACCGTCACCGGGCTGAGTGAAGGCCAAACCTATTACTTCGCCGTCACCGCTTATAACGACGCCGACGCCGAGAGCGCTTTTTCCGCCGAGGTCAGCAAAACCTTTGCCGATACGGTCTCCCCCGTTCTCTCTTCAATGGCCGCCGGCAGCATCACCAGCACCGGCGCCGTCATCACCTGGACGACGAACGAAGCCGCCACCGCTCAAGTCGAATATGGAACGACGACCGCCTACGGATCTTCATCGGCCCTCCGCAGCACCCTTCTCACCAGCCACACGCGCACCCTCAGCGGCCTCGCCCCCTCGACCCTTTATCATTACCGGGTCATCAGCCGGGACGCCGCAGGAAACACCGCCGCCTCCGGCGATAACACCTTCACCACCGCCGTTGCGCCCGACACAACACCCCCCGCGATCTCCGGCATTTCCGCCGGCAACCTCACCCCGACCTCCGCGACCGTCAGCTGGACCACCAACGAGTCGGCCGACACTCAGATCCAATACGGTCCGACCACGGCGTACGGATCTTCAACCACCCTCAATACAACCCTCTCCACGGCTCACAGCCAAAACCTGACCGGGCTGACCGGCGCTACCACCTATCATTATCGTGTCCTCAGTAAAGACGCCGCCGGGAACCTCGCCACCTCCGGCGACAACACCTTCACCACCCCGGCCCCGCCCGATACCACGGCGCCGACCCTTTCCGGCATCACGATCAACAATCTCCTCTCCACCTCTGTCGTGATTGCGTGGACAACGAATGAAGGGGCGACCTCCCAGGTGGAATATGGAACCACCACCGCCTACGGCGCTTCTTCGGCCCTCAATACCACCCTCGTTGCAAGCCATACGAGAACGTTGAGCAACCTGAGCCCTTCGACGACCTATCACTACCGGATCATCAGCAAAGACGCCGCTGATAATATTGCGACGTCAGGGGACAGAATCTTCACGACGCCGGCCCCCCCCGACACGACACCGCCGGCCTTTTCCGGAATTGCCGCCGGAAACCTCACCAGCAACAGCGCCACGATCAGCTGGACGACGAATGAACTTGCCGACACCCAAGTTCAATACGGCACCACCACGGCTTATGGATCGACGACCACACTCAACAGCGTGCTGTCCACTTCCCACAGCCAGGGGTTGACCGGGCTTTCCGCTTCCACCACCTATCACTTCCGGGTTCTCAGCAAAGATGCCGCCGGAAATCTCGCGACCTCCGGGGATCACACCTTTACCACACCGGCCCCGCCCGATACCACACCGCCGACCTTCTCTGGAATCTCTGCCGGCTCCATCAGCAGCAGCAGCGTCACCATCAGCTGGACCACCAATGAGTTGTCCGATACCCAAGTTCAGTACGGCACGACCACGGCATATGGATCTTCTTCCGTCCTCAATACAACACTGGCCACGGCGCACAGCGAACGCCTGATCGGGCTGACTCCAGCTACGACCTATCACTTCCGTGTTCTCAGCAAAGACGCCGCCGGAAATCTCGCGACCTCGGGCGACAACACCTTCGTTACCCCGGCGCCGCCGGATAATAATCCTCCAACTTTTTCGGGGATCACCGCCAGCGGCCTGACGGCAGACTCGGTCGTGATCACTTGGAATACCAATGAAGCTTCCACCACCCGGGTGGAATATGGACTCACCACCGCATACGGCTCTCTCTCTACACTTGATTCGACTTTGGTAACGAATCACACCCGGACCTTGAGCGGCCTCAATCCTTCCACGACGTATCATTTCCGGGTCCTCAGCAAAGACGCCGCCGACAATACCGCCGCCTCCGGAGACCGCACCTTCACCACTTCTGCGGCGCTCGACACAACTGCGCCGATCCTTTC contains:
- a CDS encoding CsbD family protein; protein product: MNWDQIEGNWKQFKGKVKEKWGELTDDDLQVIGGKRDKLIGKLQEKYGIAKEEAEKELKNFEDQSRAA
- a CDS encoding beta-propeller fold lactonase family protein, which encodes MKSHFRKWGWLFFLLGSALIHETGYAATLFNDEFNRAAELGPSWRVTAGSFSADGNTARSQGSANAAAITPGLGTDDYTVESVILIPPGSVYSGIIARGRNDANFTFDLYSAQLSTTGTVNLYRRNGGAWTLLRSAAAGIVADRAYTLGLKVTGGSPVDLTVFLDGAPLFTFSDSAVSRITSGVPGIINYNAGVRYDRFTVSDNGASPPANRPPLAALSAGPGSGAAPLTVHFDGSGSSDPDGSISSYAWDFGDGSNGAGPIIDHTYSTAGTFTATLTVTDNQGARASAQRTLSVTSGSATLFSDEFDRTTGLGANWRSAGGSMATDGNVAVSTAGTNAAAITPNLGTDDYIVESVLIVPAGSLYSGIVVRGRSDSNFTADLYSVQLSTKGTATLYRRNAGVWTSLRSAPAGIVANKPYTVRVKVAGSNPVVLDISVDGAPLFSFNDGASSRILSGVPGIINYNAGVKYDRFIVYPAANAFPTARMTATPTVGPPPLTVRFDGSTSSDPDGVVSSYVWNFGDGASGTGAAIEHTYPAAGTYVATLTITDDEGASAATQRSILVGADTSTLPRFAYAANSASNDVTMYTVDPASGLLTKIGSIAAGTEPYSVTVDPKGRFVYAGNFGSNNVSMYRIDQNSGRLTAIGTAPTGIGPYAGAVDPAGRYFYVANENSSTDVWIYRIDQTSGALSLIGTVNAGVSPISITVHPSGEFTYVANTISDNISMYTLDGSTGGLTLLGHAPGGSGANSIVIHPSGRFAYAANYNANNVWIYSVDATTGRLTQTGAIAAGTRPFSITVDPSGRFAYVANSADTISMYRIDGTTGALTALGTVAGGSGPRSITPDPSSKFIYVANLNSNDVFVYSIGSDGRLTPEGRFPAGTTTRSIRVTPVKP
- a CDS encoding PAS domain S-box protein translates to MAMMENEEPIRKLAEERLKHKGSSPLLRHFEEIQRLIYQKEVREVEQELEIDEIRRAYQAQLEASRNRHIELYDSAPVGYFTLDQNGLIIEVNRTGSELLEMEKGYLIKTPFSLYVADEDQSLFQDYRIRLFKSEQRESCEIKLMKKDRTLFYAQIDSIVVMEFDGTIRCRCIISDITARKGAEETFREIGKRYRTIFDLAPVGIARVDREGRSIESNQALQEMLGYNGEELGRMVFTQMTYPEDVAKEWALFQELIQGKTERYQLEKRYYRRDGGIIWGHLIVSLVRDSGGEPQFAISMAQDITRQKQVENDINTMNEALREKTVRIEEVSQARNRFFSYISHELKTPVNSIIGFIQLLRNGTYGSVNAEQSKIMTRIYGNTEDLVRLINNILDLARIESGKMKPKVIETNLPELLEKVSITFEPLLREKGLTLQKRISPSFPSRFPTDPLMIRSLLTNLLSNAVKFTHQGSIGINLYPIAEPKGFQIVVLDTGVGMEPQRLERLFEEYQQFGAAEEASGEYARGSGLGLAIVKKIVDSLGGKIAVESVFGQGTIFTIDIPEQPTMP
- a CDS encoding DUF3309 domain-containing protein, which codes for MSTILIVLLVLLLIGALPAWPYSTNWGYGPTGGVGLILLILLILALTGRL